A genomic stretch from Malus domestica chromosome 15, GDT2T_hap1 includes:
- the LOC103401055 gene encoding uncharacterized protein, translated as MVRGSIKLLKDAGSGLSKTLADILVCPLSKQPLRFCEQTNSLISDAIGVSFPIKDGIPSLVPTDGKTLEADETIKTEDSEESSDKHEADGIGSH; from the exons atggtGAGAGGAAGCATAAAGCTTCTTAAGGATGCTGGGTCTGGACTCAGCAAAACCCTAGCTGACATACTCGTCTGCCCACTTTCTAAGCAACCTCTAAG gTTTTGCGAGCAAACAAATTCCCTAATTAGTGATGCAATCGGTGTTTCCTTTCCT ATAAAGGATGGGATACCTAGCTTAGTACCAACAGATGGCAAGACACTCGAGGCGGATGAGACAATAAAAACTGAAGATTCTGAAGAATCATCAGACAAGCACGAAGCAGATGGAATAGGCAGTCACTAG
- the LOC103415918 gene encoding protein MID1-COMPLEMENTING ACTIVITY 1 produces the protein MASWDQLGEIANVAQLTGLDAVRLIGLIVKAANTARMHKKNCRQFAQHLKLIGNLLEQLKISELKRYPETREPLEQLEEALRRSYILVNSCQDRSYLYLLAMGWNIVYQFRKAQNEIDRYLKLVPLITLVDNARVRERLEDIEMDQREYTLDDEDRKVQDVILKPDPSKHDTVVLKKTLSCSYPNLAFNEALQKENEKLQLELQRSQATYDVGQCEVIQRLLEVTETVAANSSPEKSSKKVERSQSDANNEKDHSSNESYQKSESRKTSRSTSSVSSGHDLLSTRGSHLHEEWNTDLLGCCSEPFLCIKTFFYPCGTFSKIASVATNRPISSAEACNELMAYSLVLSCCCYTCCIRRKLRKMLNISGGFIDDFLSHFMCCCCALVQEWREVEIRGVHYGAVKTKISPPTSQFMET, from the exons ATGGCGTCGTGGGATCAATTGGGAGAAATTGCAAATGTGGCTCAGTTGACGGGCCTAGACGCTGTGAGGTTGATTGGACTGATAGTCAAGGCGGCAAACACGGCGCGAATGCACAAGAAGAATTGCAGGCAATTTGCACAGCATTTGAAGCTGATCGGGAACTTGTTGGAGCAGCTGAAGATCTCGGAGCTTAAGAGGTATCCGGAGACAAGGGAGCCTCTGGAGCAGCTCGAGGAAGCTCTGAGGAGGTCTTACATTTTGGTCAATAGCTGCCAAGACCGGAGCTATCTGTATTTGCTTGCAATGGGATGGAACATTGTGTACCAGTTCAGAAAGGCTCAGAACGAAATTGATAGATACTTGAAACTTGTGCCTCTGATTACTCTCGTGGACAACGCTCGAGTCAGG GAGAGATTGGAAGACATTGAAATGGATCAACGTGAATACACGTTGGACGATGAGGACAGAAAGGTACAGGACGTGATCCTTAAACCAGACCCCTCAAAACATGACACTGTAGTACTGAAGAAAACACTTTCTTGCTCCTATCCGAACTTAGCTTTTAATGAGGCACTccaaaaggaaaatgaaaagcTTCAACTTGAACTACAACGGTCGCAAGCTACTTATGATGTGGGTCAATGTGAAGTAATTCAGCGTTTGCTGGAAGTGACAGAAACCGTAGCTGCAAATTCTTCCCCCGAAAAAAGTAGTAAGAAAGTAGAGCGGAGTCAGTCAGATGCCAATAATGAGAAAGATCATTCATCTAATGAAAGCTATCAAAAAAGTGAATCTCGCAAAACTTCAAG AAGCACGTCTTCAGTTTCTTCTGGACATGATTTGTTGTCAACTAGAGGTTCACACCTGCATGAAGAATGGAATACTGATCTACTTGGATGTTGCTCGGAACCATTTCTGT GTATAAAGACATTCTTCTATCCTTGTGGGACGTTTTCAAAAATTGCTTCAGTGGCAACTAACAGGCCTATTT CTTCAGCAGAAGCATGTAACGAATTGATGGCTTATTCGCTAGTATTGTCATGCTGTTGCTATACATGCTGCATTAGAAGGAAACTTCGCAAGATGTTGAATATCTCG GGAGGCTTTATTGATGACTTCCTTTCACATTTCATGTGTTGCTGCTGTGCCCTTGTCCAAGAATGGCGAGAAGTCGAAATACGTGGGGTTCATTATG GTGCCGTGAAGACAAAAATAAGCCCCCCAACCTCACAGTTCATGGAAACCTGA
- the LOC103401056 gene encoding pentatricopeptide repeat-containing protein At3g51320: MARVCTRELFRFRRSIFSHLASNPSKFNLSLPSSPFSSSSFEPSVNRYIFSLLDSCQSLIQITQLHAHLITRGLFDSFWARKLLNSYYYFGDFDYTIWVFVYIDAPGRFCVNTVIKAYSLSSAPVRALVVYLEWLRNGFVPNSYTFIPVFGSCAKMGCAESGRTCHGQVVKYGVDSVLHVQNSLIHMYCRCGELELARKVFDEMPERDLVSWNAIVDGNARFGDIEVARRLFDEMPERNVVSWNVMLGGYWKGGKPECALKLFRKMVGMGLRGNETTMVNMLAACGRSARLNEGRSVHGCLIRTFLEWNIFLNTALIDMYCKCERVQVARLVFESTAYRNLVCWNAMILGHCIHGNPEDGFNLYREMVGRTKSRDGETIHEKESSRPDEDREGIIPDEVTFIGVLCACARSGLVREARDYFSQMINVFQVKPNFAHYWCMANALASVGLRQEAEGIIRNMPEVAVDLAPESLAWASLLGSCRFQGDAKLGEIAKSLIEKEPQNIAYYRLLLNVYAVSGQWENVTQVNKMMKEMKLGRIPGCNLVDLNEIVHELRVGRHYQVDLVDS; the protein is encoded by the coding sequence ATGGCAAGGGTTTGCACCCGTGAACTCTTTCGATTCCGGAGGTCCATTTTCTCACACCTCGCTTCCAACCCATCAAAATTCAATCTTTCCTTGCCATCCTCCccattttcctcctcttcgttcgaACCCTCTGTCAACCGCTACATATTTTCGCTTCTCGATTCGTGTCAGAGCTTGATCCAGATCACCCAACTCCACGCCCATTTGATCACCCGGGGCCTTTTCGATTCGTTTTGGGCCCGGAAGTTGCTCAATAGCTATTACTATTTCGGCGATTTCGATTATACGATATGGGTTTTCGTTTACATTGATGCTCCTGGTAGATTTTGCGTTAATACAGTTATTAAGGCGTACTCACTGAGTTCGGCGCCGGTCCGAGCTTTGGTGGTGTATTTGGAATGGCTGAGGAATGGGTTTGTTCCCAACAGCTATACTTTCATACCGGTTTTCGGGTCGTGTGCGAAAATGGGTTGTGCTGAATCTGGGAGAACATGCCATGGGCAGGTTGTGAAATATGGGGTGGACTCTGTGCTGCATGTGCAGAACTCATTAATTCATATGTATTGTCGTTGTGGGGAATTAGAGCTTGCCAGgaaggtgtttgatgaaatgcctgAGAGGGACTTGGTGTCTTGGAATGCAATTGTCGATGGGAATGCCAGATTTGGTGATATTGAGGTTGCACGTAggttgtttgatgaaatgcctgAGAGAAATGTGGTTTCTTGGAATGTTATGCTTGGTGGGTACTGGAAGGGAGGGAAGCCAGAGTGTGCATTGAAGTTGTTTAGGAAAATGGTGGGCATGGGATTGAGGGGGAACGAAACTACCATGGTGAATATGCTTGCGGCTTGTGGTCGGTCTGCTAGACTAAATGAAGGAAGGTCAGTTCATGGATGTCTAATTAGGACATTCTTGGAGTGGAATATATTTCTCAACACAGCTTTGATCGATATGTATTGTAAATGTGAAAGGGTGCAAGTGGCGCGTTTGGTATTTGAGAGCACGGCGTATAGGAATCTGGTTTGTTGGAATGCAATGATTTTGGGGCATTGCATTCATGGAAATCCTGAAGATGGATTTAACCTATATAGAGAAATGGTGGGTAGAACAAAGTCAAGAGATGGAGAAACAATCCATGAGAAGGAGAGTTCGAGGCCAGATGAAGATCGGGAAGGAATTATCCCAGATGAAGTAACTTTTATAGGTGTTCTTTGTGCCTGTGCCCGCTCTGGATTGGTAAGAGAAGCCAGAGATTACTTCAGCCAAATGATCAATGTCTTCCAAGTAAAGCCCAATTTTGCACACTATTGGTGCATGGCTAATGCTTTGGCTAGTGTGGGGCTTAGACAAGAGGCAGAGGGAATAATTAGGAACATGCCGGAGGTTGCTGTGGACTTGGCACCGGAATCCTTGGCATGGGCTAGTCTGCTTGGCTCGTGTCGTTTCCAAGGAGATGCGAAGTTGGGAGAAATTGCAAAGTCTCTCATTGAAAAGGAACCTCAGAACATTGCTTACTATCGGTTGCTGCTGAATGTCTATGCCGTGTCAGGTCAATGGGAGAATGTTACTCAGGTAAACAAGATGATGAAAGAAATGAAGTTGGGAAGAATCCCCGGATGCAATCTTGTGGACTTGAATGAAATTGTTCATGAGCTCAGAGTTGGAAGACATTATCAAGTTGACCTTGTAGACTCCTGA
- the LOC103401058 gene encoding SKP1-like protein 1A → MSSSSKKITLKSSDGESFEVEEAVALESQTIKHMIEDDCADNGIPLPNVTSKILAKVIEYCKKHVDAAKPDEKISEDDLKAWDQEFVKVDQATLFDLILAANYLNIKTLLDLTCQTVADMIKGKTPEEIRKTFNIKNDFTPEEEEEVRRENQWAFE, encoded by the exons ATGTCGTCGTCGTCGAAGAAGATCACCCTCAAGAGCTCGGACGGCGAGTCGTTCGAGGTCGAGGAGGCGGTGGCGCTGGAGTCGCAGACCATCAAGCACATGATCGAGGACGATTGCGCAGACAATGGCATTCCTCTGCCCAATGTCACCAGCAAGATTTTGGCCAAGGTCATCGAGTACTGCAAGAAGCACGTCGACGCCGCCAAGCCCGACGAGAAGATCTCCGAGGACGATCTCAAGGCCTGGGATCAGGAATTCGTCAAGGTCGACCAAGCTACGCTCTTTGACCTCATTCTG GCTGCAAACTACTTGAACATCAAGACCCTTTTGGACCTGACTTGCCAGACGGTTGCAGACATGATCAAGGGTAAGACTCCGGAAGAGATCAGAAAGACCTTCAACATCAAGAACGACTTCACCccggaggaagaggaggaagttCGTCGTGAGAACCAGTGGGCGTTTGAATGA
- the LOC103401054 gene encoding protein FD, giving the protein MLSSTGSDQTNHNTTSTSSWSSSSSPSPFSQPSSFQTPQRTMEEVWKDFNLASLTDPTTQIRSSSSTSPLLQINLPNGPHQGHHHHPNFRNMTLQDFLARPFAHDSPAAAAALVSAAASPPSPLAPAAPTLLGLNNPGSEFQLFYASDSLRPPSSGFIDHHQANHNNISSSVSNSFSGCPFESLAASSFGLPSFGKRSFTESDNSNSGGDRRHKRMIKNRDSAARSRARKQECISPAYTNELELKVAHLMEENARLKGQLEQLIAAASQQPKRHNLHRTSTAPF; this is encoded by the exons ATGTTGTCATCAACAGGTAGTGACCAGACCAACCACAACACAACCAGTACTTCATCCTGGTCCTCCTCGTCATCCCCATCGCCATTTTCACAACCCTCCTCCTTCCAAACCCCACAAAGAACCATGGAAGAGGTTTGGAAAGACTTCAATCTTGCCTCTCTCACTGATCCCACCACCCAAATCAGATCCTCATCCTCCACCTCACCACTCCTCCAAATTAACCTCCCCAATGGGCCCCACCAgggccaccaccaccacccaaaCTTCAGAAATATGACCCTTCAAGACTTCCTTGCCAGACCCTTTGCCCATGACtcaccagcagcagcagccgCCTTGGTCTCCGCCGCTGCAAGCCCTCCCTCTCCTCTTGCTCCAGCCGCCCCAACTCTTCTCGGCCTGAACAATCCTGGCTCAGAGTTTCAGCTCTTTTATGCCTCTGACTCCCTCAGGCCTCCGAGCTCCGGCTTCATTGATCATCATCAGGCAAACCATAATAACATTTCTAGCAGTGTTTCTAACTCTTTCAGTGGTTGCCCATTTGAGAGCTTGGCTGCTTCCTCCTTCGGCTTGCCTTCTTTTGGAAAGAGATCATTCACTGAATCTGATAACAGCAATTCCGGTGGAGATCGAAGACATAAGCGTATGATCAAGAACCGAGATTCTGCTGCTCGATCTAGGGCTAGAAAGCAGGAATGTATCTCTCCA GCTTACACAAATGAGTTGGAGTTAAAAGTTGCACATTTGATGGAAGAGAATGCAAGACTCAAGGGACAGCTAGAACAG TTAATTGCAGCAGCGTCTCAACAACCCAAAAGGCACAATCTTCATCGAACATCAACAGCTCCATTTTGA